The Drosophila sulfurigaster albostrigata strain 15112-1811.04 chromosome 3, ASM2355843v2, whole genome shotgun sequence genomic sequence CTCCACATCCCACTTTCGGCAAATGGCTTGCAGCGGACAGCGAGTGTCTTCGTCCAGCAGCTCTAAACTGGCGCCAtagcgcaacagcagcacagcgCAATCGATGCAGCCGTAGAACAATGCTCGATGCAATGGACTGCTTCCGGACTCGTAGTCGCGTTCGTCAATGTGCGCACCGTGATTGAGCAGCCACTCTAGTATTGTGTAGCGTGCCACGGAGGCACACATATGCACGGCGGAGCGGCCAAGATAGTCGcgtatattattaaaatttgcgCAGGTTTTGGCGATAAATGCGGCAAGTTTTTGATCGTCAATAGAGCGTTTTGTAATTGCCGCCGTAATGCTGTTGCCATGCTCACGTTGCCTGCACTTGGCTGTGCAGTCGTATTCCTGATTTTTTATAGCTGACATACGgattttgttgaaattgaaattgccgGAGAATTGCACTTTCACGGATATTGCGATTGCGGCTGCGACtgtttttgctattattgttgtggtgttgtagttgttattgtactTGTTGTGAAGCAGACTAAGAGTATCGATACTTGGAATTCGTCAGCAAGAATTGTTTTTCgctttgaaaaataattactaATGATCTGCACAAAGATATAAAGCTAAAAGTCAAACCATGTTATCAGCTTATTACGAGCATACATGCaacataattacaatttagcaaaattgtgaaattatattatctatcgacaacaacataaagatacttaaaaatacttgGGAATTTTATCTGAAAAACTATTGTAAtagaataatttatatatttgcagcattttttttacaaaaactGTTATTTGTACATGTAATTTGATTGAGCAACctttaaagtaattattttcaaaaactgtaattgtaaaaaagtaattatttaaaaaaaaagaaccaaatACCAAACAGCCGTTTCGAATATTGCGCCTTTATAAAGTCAAATTTAAAAGCGTGTTAATgggttttaaaataatatttacacatagatgttaaataaaattgttataaaaatatcttttttattaagaaatgAAGACTGAGgttatataaaaacaataatttctttaaaagcaatatttaatattaatatttttatgtggaAAACATCGATATTTCCCATGATTAATCGATGTACAAAAACGTTAAAAATAATCGATAGATCGATAGTGCCATCGCTGTTGCTCCACCTctagttagttagttgttgCATGCACCGCGTTACGGGGGAGCTCCGCGCACTTGCTACGTAAGAAAGGAAGAAAAGGGTGTTAATTATTGATAAAAAGAACTAAAAACAGCAGTCGCATATTATGTAAATGTAGGAACTCAATAAACGAACTTTAAACATAACGAAGTGACTGAATGTGTGATTCAATGATTACacgtatgagtgtgtgtgtgtgatttgtgGTGCTCCTGTGTCCCAAGCggaaatcaattgaaattgagtcATAAGCCAGAAGTTAAACGCGTCATACACCGTTTGATATCCAAACAGTCACTACGACGTATTGTGTTGTCATAGgcattaatttgattaatagcgcacaaattgaattaatatgCAGAACAACAACTTTATAAATATCCACATACATCTGTTTCCATATAAATACGCGTTTACATATGCTACtttttgtgcgtgtgtgtgtgacctgTGTTGTTTGAAAATGAACTGATAGCAAAAATAGCGTTGGTGTGCAACTCGCTcatctttattaattaattaattacttgaCCCGGGCACTGGCACTGAAACTGGCCGAGTATGTGAGCGCTAATAGCTTGAGAATTGTTTAAAACAGCACACATTGTgtatacaacaacagcaagaagcATGAACAGAAGAAAAGCAATGAAATAGTTCGCGTTAAGTTCGTGTGCACGTAATacttgtgcacacacacatacacctgCATACGTGCATGTGCTCATATacttgtacatatgtatatgtatgcatatagtTTACGTAGAGATATGCTGCGAATGACGAGTgtatgagtgagtgaatgtgtgcctgtgtatgtttgtttgtgtatttatgcGAGACACAAGTTTCTCTcggtagctgctgctgctcatttcgttttaatttctttttatttacttttagttCACACAGATCAGGTTTTGCTACGAGCAACGCCagccgacgtcgacgtcgtcaaCGAAGCCGAAGTGTAGTCCAAGTGCAGTCCGTAGTCCTCGTTGCAGCTGCATTACATTTCTTCGTCTCccttttaacatatttattctAAGGTGCGAAAGAGAACAAGTGGCCAAGCAGGTTGcactctacacacacattcacgaacacacaaacacactcggACAGGCTGCATGAAGTAGAACATAAAACGTAAAACGCATCCCCGGAAATGCCAAtagaaagaacaacaacagataaaaagcataaataagGCAAGCGATTAAGGCGATCAAACCAAAAAcccacaaaacaacaaagaagaaCAAATAACTGGGCAAGCAGAAAGAGCAAGCAACAGTGTTAGAGTGGAGCAGATGCAGCTTTCTGCACTGAAGTTgctgcactcacacacacacaccgacgcACACCTAATCTTTGGCACAAATTTCTGAATGGAATAATTATGTTGTGATGGGCTCGTGCTCGTGTACACGGCGACACTTTCTGCTGTCAATATGCTTCCTGCAAATGGTAAGCAATAATGCCTTTTGATTGTGCCCTGACCTGTTTAGAAAATTATATCActaatttcgttttttttttttattcttttccaTTTATGATATATGCCTAATAACAATGTGTGCTATCTGTTCGTCAAAAATTGGATTTGTTGCCCCCTTCgaaccaaacaaaaacaaacaaacaatcaacACTATAGATAACGATTATCGAACGCCAGGTATTCGACTTTCTCGGATACATGTGGGCGCCCATATTGGTCAACTTCTTTCAAATACTGTTTATAATATTTGGCTTCTATGGCGCATATCATTTTAGAATCAAATACATCATAACCGTAAGTACACACGTGCTCgtcctctctccctctctcttgcACACACGCTTATCGATGTACGATTAGGCGATAACGATAACCCCAATTTCTCATTctttgttctatttttttttggtcagtATTTGCTATGGATGTTTGTGTGGATTGGCTGGAATGCGTTTATGATATGTTTCTATTTGAATGTCGGCAGCCTGGATAGGGTAAGTAATTGGGGTCATCTGATGCTTCCTCGCAACTAAAGTGCACATTTATCGAAATGTTGTAACACTTTATCGTTTCGTTTAGGAAAGCGATTTACTCAACATGGGCACGGGCAGCGTGTCGTGGTTCGAGGCGAATGGTTATGGCTGCAAGCCCACCTACAATATTACCGCCGATGATCCATTTCGTCCCCTACGCCCGGAGCGTGTCGAGGACTGTCTGCTGGACTATACACTCGTTGAGGTCATCCACTCTGGTGTACAGTGCGCGCTGGCGGTGAgcattaatcaatttaaagtgctccaaattgttataaattataatgtaTGCTCTACTCCCACTTCCCATTCCCATATGCCCCATTCCCGTTACGCCAATTGTCCAATCTCTGACCATATATAGCTGCTGGGTATACTCGGTGCGATTCTAATCAGCTGCATATTTCTCGATGAGGACGACAGATGTAAGTTACACTCGGCTCACATTTGGCACAAATATTCTCGTATATCACTTGTATTATTCATGTGAATCACTAATTTGGTGATGGGCATTATTTGCTTGATTGAGACTGCAAACCGGAAATGTATCCTGACCAAAGGCTTGCAGCCTTTCAATGCTAACAATAGTAGTTATATTCTTGCGTATTTATCTGTGGGTGTTTGCACCTGCCCCTTAACAATTTCCTACTCTCTGCCTATCCACCCTACATTTAACCAGAACATCATTGTAAATATGTCTATTTATACACAACTTTGTAATAATATCCAAAACCTTATCCCAAAAGTGCAGATGACAAAATTATGCCGAATGTTTGTGAAACGAATcgaatcaaaatgaaaacgaaatgaatgTCAAgatatattgttaatttatagtatttgttttgtgaaaaaagataaaatgatattgattgtttttgttatgtcCAATCAAACAACCCGGAATGCCTTTATCAATGATTAACCATCGTGTCAAATGTTTCGTGATCAAGAAAAAACTGTTATGCataccatataccatatatcaTATCATACCATATTTATATGCTCGTAAATCGTACTTCATGtgattatttatgtttatatgtgtcttttgttgtttttttttgttttgttgttgttcagaGTGAACGCAAACACTCGCCACACATAACCAGAAACAACGAACTATGATTGTGTATTGCTTATAATACAGTTTTTAAGCGCTGATTAATGATAATGTTAATGATGCCATTATATAGAAAACAATTACCATACACTATCCGTAATGTTAAAgcattttaatcaatttctgGTTTACAGTCGATTTCATGAACGGCGACGCGAAGAGTCCACAGCACACCGTCGTCCATCCAATGTACGTGAGCTATACAAGTATACCGACAACATCTGCAAGCGCCACAATGCAATCAAataagcagctgcaactgcaacatcagcagcagcagcttcagcagctacagctacagcagcagcaacagcaaaacaactCACTGCAATTCAATCATCAGCATCAACGACACAACAAATcgagcaacaaccacaacaacaccaataccaacaacaacaactacagcaattgcaacagctACAATAATACACTCAATAATGTTCACCAGCCACAGCATCAGCCTCTAGCAGACACAGCAATTAACCATAACGCATACAACCCACATTTAACCCACACAAGTGGCAAAAGCGAGCAACTGGCccataacaacagcagcagcagtggcagcaaccacaacgTCAGTGGCaacagtggcagtggcagccacagcagcgcCAACAGCCATGGCAACGGGCAGAGCAACAACGCCAGCCTCAAACGCCTCAAATCTCAGAGTCGCCATAACAACGAGAGCAGCCAGATACAGacacagagcaacaacaacagtcagaGACGCAAGCGTCTCTATCAGTCCAAGGCAAATCCCCTCAACTCGGTCAGTCCCATGTCCATGTCGCCGCAAAGCGCACAGACCACGCCCTCTTTGTCCTATGCCTCGCTGCAGAACTCCAATCCGCAGCTGGCTGCCTCgctgagcaacagcaactataGCATCTTTCATGCCGCCAACAGTGGCGCCACCGGCGACACTAGCAGCGCCACCAGTGGCCACTTTGCCCGCATCCACCACAAGCCGAAGCCACCCAAGTCTCAGCCAGATGTGAAGTACACACAGATGGCTCTCGATCGTTTGTCCCGCAATCTAGAGGAGGACGAGGACAACTTCTCGCTGCAGCACTTGACGCCCAGCGAGAACGGTGTTACCTATGTGCCCTTCCAGAGTCCCACGCCCAACAGTTTGTTTGTGGGCGGcaacgaaagcaacaacaactctggGCCACCGCACATTGTCTTCAACTCGTTCCACGAGTCCCACTCTAGtccccacaacaacaaccaataTTCCTTTGAATCCCAGCCCAAGTCTTTGCCCTTGGTTTCGGGCTACTCGCCCAGGCTGCAGCATCGCAGCTACCTTGGCGGCAAGCAGCTGCCACGTCCCACACAAATTCCGATGCCCACGGTGCCCATTCACAGTTGCCATGGCGTAGAACAGGAAACGTTGGCGCTttcgccaccgccaccgcctgcACCACGTCCACACATCTTTCAGCCTCGACTCGGTCAGGCGCCCTATCCCGATCTCTCGCCCGAAATCGCCGAGAAATACGCAATGCCCACACAACATGTGCCCGGGTCACCCATGGTGAAGCGTAGCCAGCGTCGTCCCCGTCCGCAACCGGCACAGGCCAATTTCTGCGATCAGATACGAGATGCGCCGCCCGGTTACATTGTGCGCGCCCAGAGCGACGATCGCCTGGACGAGCAGCATCAAACGCAGCTCGCCCAGCAGTCGCAGCAGGCGCCACATGTCAATCGACGCAGTGGGCGAAAGGCTCGTCCACGGTCCTTCTGCAATTCCATTGTGGGCGCCCAGGCTTAGGATGCTCAAAGTGCTTCATTCCTCTTGATTAATTGACCAAAACTTGATAGACTTTTTTTTagacatatgtataatatgtaGAATGATGGCGGCTGCTCTCCGCGCTCCACGATCTCTCGAGCCTTTTCGCGATTTGTGTTGCAAAAAAAGACGCTGCCTGCcacgctctctcactctcacctCTCTTCTTCTTTAACTGTCTCTCTTAGACACTCAAGTATGTCCAAGCTTTATTATATGACTGTGTCGTCTCTCTCTAGCTCTAGCTATCTTACTCTCTCACAAACTGTCTATCAATATCTTCTCCAGGTGCTGGGCATTTGCCGCTTGTGTCCCATGTGTTGTCCATAACTAACTCTGTATACTACATTTAGTATGTGTtgtcgttttttgttgtggctaACAGAGATTAAATGTTAGACTATTGCATCGAGATATATTCAATAGGTTAGGAACGCACAGATAGGAACACAATTATGAGTCCTTGTACAGTCCAGTACACACTACACTTCAAGGGCAATGCAAGTCGAAACTTGTTAGAATACGGAATATTGGAATAGACTACCAATTCCTAAGTGAAGCACTGGGAATTGAGTGGTAATTCCATACATAAAGTGATCaagttatatttaatataatatttgattaaaacTTTGCTGTAACTCCCATGAGTGTGCCTTGAAagcttttcaatattttgagttggcatttgaaaacaaattgcaaattaaacgcACTCTTGGGAATGAATCAAGTgaactttaattgaaatttttaatgattggGAAAAACCAATTCAAATGTGAAGCTGACAGAAATGAAATAGCAAAAGCTCAACTGATtacaatttaaagtaaaatcgAAAGCTTCAAAACTTGTTTTGTCTTCTATTCCAACGAGTTCCAATTGCAAATCGATTTAATATTGCAGCAGAGAACATTAAGAAtagaaaaaatcaaattcaaatacgaatagataaagaaataatatgaatattcaattcaaatttcaatatgaaTAGAAAGAAAATATCATGAATTTCCACTTGCATTGCACTTTAAGTGGAAATTAGTTTTTAAGATTAAGCTTTAATTCGGATGCCTTGAAAGAGCCATTAACTAAATTTGTGCaaagacacatacacacaaaacacacgcatacaaacaCATCTTAGAGACTTTCCATGATGGCTTTTGTTTAAACGGTATGAAATGTGATAGAAAAATTGTTACAAAAGCTGCAAAACGAGAAGCTgaatcaaaaaaacaaacgaaaatgGGAGAGAAGCAAAATCGAAACGCAAAGCGGAAAGTCGAAGAATGCCTTCATAACTTTTATGTTGAACTGTGATactataaaaaccaaaaaacgataaaaagcgaaactaaacacacacaaacaaaatgtcacaaaacaatttttaaaaaaacaaattataacaaaataagaaaCGTTTCAAAAGTACATAAGTGAATCAATTTTGCCAAGACGCAACCAGAATGCCTTTGAAAGTGGAGAAGAATGAAGCGAAAAGCAAGCGAAATCTTCTCTGTGGAACTAcgtaatgaatataaaatactagttgccttttgttgagaaataaataaataaatggaaagtCCATACAGTTATAGATGCTAGCATCGAGATAAAAGATAAATCTATATAGAGAGATTCGTTATGGTATACTACATAGTAtagttatatacatacataaatatatataatatatatttgaattgttaAGTCTAGAGTTTAAGCAtaacacagagacacacaaacactacAATTGCTAATTAGTTACGCCAGGATCGATCGATCTACTATATAgaatacgtatatatatataaatatatagtatatttacaGAACTAAACTAATTTGCGTGTGCCAATTCTTGCAAAGATTTCAAAAAGCGTTTCCAATAAATGTTCATTTACACAAATCTTTTGGCCGCCTTTAACTTTTCCGTACCGTAATATTATCCTCCCTCTTAAGTATCATATATTTATCAACCTATTATCCTATGTATGTAAATCATTCTGGTCAACTGGCTTCATGTAGCGTACTCTAACCCTCCTCTCTCCAAGTAAAGACTGCGACTCCGCCTCAACACTCTTGGTCGCTGTCGAACTGTTTTTTCTGTAGCTAATCCTGTACCATTTAACCGCCTtcaaatcacaacaacaaatatcacaaataaaaaaccaatCTCTGTCTAACCCCAGGTAACTGCTGCCACTTTAGTTCCTTATAATTCTCTTGATTTGCTTTCGCCTGCACTCCTATTAATCTGAGCTCTGTTCTGTATCCTGCAGTGAAGCACATTAACAAGCAGTCCAAGCATCGCCAGTCGCTGTACTCCATCGAgtacaacagcagcgacaccATACGACATCGTGGCGATGTCATGCTGGGCTACGGTGATGGCGATGCCCACGATCAGGATGGCGGCGAGCTGAGTCCCAAGCCGATGACTCCGCGACGTGTCAAGCGGCGCTCGGTCATGGCACGTGGTTCACATGGACGGCAATCGAGCGGaggtggcagcagcagtcggCGTTCCCAtcacggcagcagcaacaccttGCGTTCCAAGCatggcggaggaggaggcggtggcggtgcTGGAGACAGCAGCAGTGGGAGCTATGTGAGAAGCAGCACACGCAGCTCACGGAGGAAATATCATCAGAATCCTGTCACGAAGCTGCtcgatcaacaacaacaactacagcagcagcaacaatatcaACAGCCTCAACTTGGTTCGTTCCATCGCCAGGAGAAGCGTTCGTTGACCGCCTCGAATCTACAGTGCTTCAACGATGACATTgtgaacaacagcaacaacgttgCAGCCAGCCAGCTGGGCAGTCTGGGCAAGAGCAATAGTCACTACTATAACAGCTATCGCAAGAACATTCCCCCTCGATCCCATCTACTACAATACGAATGGTCAGGGCATGCTTATGCCCGGCATGGAGCAGCAGGCATCGCCTCcgttgccaccgccacctccAGCACCCATTGGAGGTGGTGGCCACTACAATCCGAGCTATCAGCACTCGACCACACACCTCAACGATGTGGGCCATCCCAACGATGAGATGTACAACAATCGACCGCCTTCGGTGCGTTCCAGCTATTCAAATTTCCATGGTTCGCGTCCGCTGTCCACCGCCTACAACACCACCGAGAATGTGTTTGCTGGCCTGAGTGGAGCTAGCGCCAGTCCGCCTCAGGCGCCCTGCACACCACCGCTCTACCAGCAGCATCCActgcaccaacaacagcagcagcagcagcaacatcatcagcagcagcaatctcAGTATTTGCCCCCCTCCGCCTGTGCCAGAGCCGGCGCCTGCCTATGTGACCGCCCAGCCACATGGCCATATGTCATTCTCGAAGCGCACAGCTTCGAGGGAGAGCATACGATCCATGGCCTTCCTCAACAATGGACCGCCTGCCTATAATCTCAATTATCATACACCGCCCGACTCCGAGACAACCATGTGAACAGTCTAACCAGTGTGTTGCCTATATACCCCATTCAATTGACATCAATCATCCATCCGCATGCGCATCAAAGATCTCGACAATCTATTGAATCACATCACCAACTGGATACACATACTATAActagatatttatatttaaagctgGGCTACAAGCTAGTTAATCATCCAGCCAATGCATTCAGAATATCGCGTCGTACCACAAATCATAAATGTTTAATCTATGTTTAACGTatatctaaaaaaaacaaaacaaaaacaacaaataatgtAAGCATAATCTTCTGTCGTTTTACCAAAGTGCCTTTGTATAtattacaacaaataaacgattcttttgtatttgaataataaataatgcttTAGTAACTATTGCATATAAGTTCctgaatcttttttttttagaatttgcCACAGGTACGCTTCATGATTTCTTGCAACCTTTGAAGCTACTGCAACTTTTAAGAATAAAGATCTTAAAATGTCTGAGAGTTCTAATAGAATAGAATTCTTCTAAAAACAACTGAAACTTTCTCTTCTAGAAGTGCACAGCTTAAACTTTTCTAGCCTAGACATTTTGGAGCTTCAACTACGTTCTTTCCAAACTTATAactcatttgttttgaataatataatagtgGGTAAAATCTTTATTATAACATAGGTGAGTAAGATATAGTAACATATAGCAATTTGCTGACACGCTTTACGGCTCCTTGCGACACACTACAACAAAGAAAGACCGAAGATTTAATTAGAATCATTAGAAAAGGAGAATCAAACTTACGATCATCTGCATCCCAACCCGGCTCAACTTCCAGCTGCATGTTACGCTCCTTGAGCCAGGTGAATAGTGGAGCAAAGTACTCGAGGATGCCTCGTCCGCTCAACTTGCGTTCACCCGTTGCAATCTCCATGGTATCACGCCAGTGTCTCGTGGCGCCCAGCTCCATCATTTCGCTAGAGGAAAAAGCCAAAGATAAAATGAATGATTCTACTCTGTTTGGTTTTCCTACCGAATGAGATTGCCCACTTCCTTGCTGTCATAGAAGTCGCAGTTGTGCAGCGGAAACTTGGGATCTCCTGGCTTATATTGCCCGCTGGCCAAGCAGAACGAACGATAGAATTGAAAGCCCAAAACCTCCGCCATGAATTTcctaattgaaaatattcaatttagatataaatttcatatattaacTACTCTTAACATACCTGGTATTGGAGCGATCGGGATGCATGCCGCGATAGAATCTATAGTCCACATCAAAGTCCTTGGCAGAGCGCCAAACGGGCGGCATCACGCCCGCATACTTATCCTGCATGCGCCAATAGGCGCAATTGTAGTCCTGCACACCAATGCGGCCATCCATGACATCCACCAGGAACTTGTCGTTGATGAAGTACTGCGGCACAGCCAACAACGTGTGCACTCCCATGCGGAAGAGACGATTGAGTGACTGCATCTCGGTGAGACTGTCGTTAAACAGAAGTTTCAAGCGTTGCAGATGTCGCGGTGTGCCCGAGGCCAGCACCACAGTCTCGGCCAACGCACTGCCAAAACCGGGGCAGGGTTCGGTGTCCAGTCCCAGCGGCAGCCCACTCTTGTAGATGTTGTACTGTAGCTCGGACATGGTGCCGTGAATCTGCATCAATTTCTTGTAGTCCAGCTTGGGACAGTAGCGCAGCGCCACCTCCGGGGGAAAGTAGTAGACCTGCGGCTTGCAGTCCGAGCCAGCTTCGTCGTCGTTCATGCGGCGTGCGAATTTCTCATAGAAGGCGCtgttaaatgtttattagTTCTATAATTTATGGTTGCGAAGTTGGTTGTTATGCTGCACTTACTCGGACATGTGATTGAGTCCCAGCGACTCAAAGAACTCCGCTGCCTTCTTGTTGATCTTGACAGGAGTCATTAGCACCTCCTCGAGCCGATGATGCACCGAGGGCAGCTGATCCTTGGGGAAGGGCGTTTGAAAGATTGGCTTGTGATACCAAGCCTGCGAAAGTATTTGATCCAAGACGGGAGCTGTAATTGCGCCGTCGTCCTTAAAACTGAAATTGGGATATGCCTTGATGGCACAATGCCTTAAATAGGCGTGCAGCTCCCGATACAGCGGCATTATCTCCCATATAACTAAATGAGGAGGTAGGAGGTAGCTATAAATACGCAACACAAACTTGAAGAGCGAACTTACCCGACTCCATCTCAGCCTGAAAGTTTTCCGTGTCGAAGTTGAGATACCAAGTGCGCGATGGCGTCACATGCCCATTGTAGGT encodes the following:
- the LOC133840021 gene encoding ell-associated factor Eaf-like codes for the protein MLGYGDGDAHDQDGGELSPKPMTPRRVKRRSVMARGSHGRQSSGGGSSSRRSHHGSSNTLRSKHGGGGGGGGAGDSSSGSYVRSSTRSSRRKYHQNPVTKLLDQQQQLQQQQQYQQPQLGSFHRQEKRSLTASNLQCFNDDIVNNSNNGMLMPGMEQQASPPLPPPPPAPIGGGGHYNPSYQHSTTHLNDVGHPNDEMYNNRPPSVRSSYSNFHGSRPLSTAYNTTENVFAGLSGASASPPQAPCTPPLYQQHPLHQQQQQQQQHHQQQQSQYLPPSACARAGACLCDRPATWPYVILEAHSFEGEHTIHGLPQQWTACL
- the LOC133840633 gene encoding sodium/potassium-transporting ATPase subunit beta-1-interacting protein-like isoform X2, translating into MGSCSCTRRHFLLSICFLQMITIIERQVFDFLGYMWAPILVNFFQILFIIFGFYGAYHFRIKYIITYLLWMFVWIGWNAFMICFYLNVGSLDRESDLLNMGTGSVSWFEANGYGCKPTYNITADDPFRPLRPERVEDCLLDYTLVEVIHSGVQCALALLGILGAILISCIFLDEDDRFDFMNGDAKSPQHTVVHPIEAH
- the LOC133840633 gene encoding sodium/potassium-transporting ATPase subunit beta-1-interacting protein-like isoform X1, encoding MGSCSCTRRHFLLSICFLQMITIIERQVFDFLGYMWAPILVNFFQILFIIFGFYGAYHFRIKYIITYLLWMFVWIGWNAFMICFYLNVGSLDRESDLLNMGTGSVSWFEANGYGCKPTYNITADDPFRPLRPERVEDCLLDYTLVEVIHSGVQCALALLGILGAILISCIFLDEDDRFDFMNGDAKSPQHTVVHPMYVSYTSIPTTSASATMQSNKQLQLQHQQQQLQQLQLQQQQQQNNSLQFNHQHQRHNKSSNNHNNTNTNNNNYSNCNSYNNTLNNVHQPQHQPLADTAINHNAYNPHLTHTSGKSEQLAHNNSSSSGSNHNVSGNSGSGSHSSANSHGNGQSNNASLKRLKSQSRHNNESSQIQTQSNNNSQRRKRLYQSKANPLNSVSPMSMSPQSAQTTPSLSYASLQNSNPQLAASLSNSNYSIFHAANSGATGDTSSATSGHFARIHHKPKPPKSQPDVKYTQMALDRLSRNLEEDEDNFSLQHLTPSENGVTYVPFQSPTPNSLFVGGNESNNNSGPPHIVFNSFHESHSSPHNNNQYSFESQPKSLPLVSGYSPRLQHRSYLGGKQLPRPTQIPMPTVPIHSCHGVEQETLALSPPPPPAPRPHIFQPRLGQAPYPDLSPEIAEKYAMPTQHVPGSPMVKRSQRRPRPQPAQANFCDQIRDAPPGYIVRAQSDDRLDEQHQTQLAQQSQQAPHVNRRSGRKARPRSFCNSIVGAQA
- the LOC133845056 gene encoding angiotensin-converting enzyme, which translates into the protein MFWQPFCLVLLLLAVTGDCVPQSSVSASNHSAEYEASTRRILDVATQRMRGIWEMRLRIFMQLTSKGKSPLGGQAPSKQEVDNETYKLVYELAANLSVVSVEQLRDPKLRRRVQRLAKLQLQGLRPNDYEQSKDLLRAMQNFISGNMICNTEDCANRRPTSMYPQLYNQNMRLKRYESLRHNWYTWRTIINDKDTAKSTFIDYVRLLRIAATYNGHVTPSRTWYLNFDTENFQAEMESVIWEIMPLYRELHAYLRHCAIKAYPNFSFKDDGAITAPVLDQILSQAWYHKPIFQTPFPKDQLPSVHHRLEEVLMTPVKINKKAAEFFESLGLNHMSDAFYEKFARRMNDDEAGSDCKPQVYYFPPEVALRYCPKLDYKKLMQIHGTMSELQYNIYKSGLPLGLDTEPCPGFGSALAETVVLASGTPRHLQRLKLLFNDSLTEMQSLNRLFRMGVHTLLAVPQYFINDKFLVDVMDGRIGVQDYNCAYWRMQDKYAGVMPPVWRSAKDFDVDYRFYRGMHPDRSNTRKFMAEVLGFQFYRSFCLASGQYKPGDPKFPLHNCDFYDSKEVGNLIREMMELGATRHWRDTMEIATGERKLSGRGILEYFAPLFTWLKERNMQLEVEPGWDADDLCRKEP